In the genome of Pseudomonadota bacterium, the window TCAAATTAATTCCAAGTTCATCCTTGCCGCATGGCTCATAACTCATAACTCATGGTTTATGTCTCATAGCTCATGGTTTTAATACCTTTGCTATCAGCTATGATCTCTGAGCTAAATTGTTGCTTTGCTACAATTTTTGTAGCTCCACACTCCCGCTATATGCTATACGCTCCCCGCTCTAAGCTCTACGCCTGTTCCTGTCCTCACGCAGTGGGGGCTCGCTTGGCGGGGGCTATCCGCTATCCGCTCAACGTCCTGAACGTGGCATGAAGGTTGCAAAGTACATTGTCATGATTATCAGGAAGGAACAGGAAGGATATTAAATGGAGCATTTTCTTATGATAAAGACATTGAGGGAGGTGAGAAAAGGCAACGATTGTATTGTTTCAGGGAATTTAAGACGGAAAGAAAAAAATAAGGAGGCATAAAATATGAAAACATTAAGAAACAACAAAGGTTTTACCTTAATCGAGCTTATCATAGTCATCATCATCCTTGGTATCCTCGCAGCAGTTGCAGTCCCGAAGTACATTGACATGCAGACCCAGGCGAGAAATGCAGCGGCAGACGGCATCTTAGCTGGTTTAAAGGGTGCAGAGAGCGTTTTGTTTGCAAGCCAGCTCGTGGGTACGATTCCTGCTGCAAACTTTACCGGTGCTAATGTGGTCGCCAATGTTACGGGAGTGACATTTGCCGGCACAGGTCCCTGGACTAACGTAATCAGTACTGTAACCTACACCTTCACACGTACCGGTGGCAACGCCACTGAAGCTGGAACATGGGCCAGAACGCCATAAGGGGTTAAAACCATGCATTGAACGATGTACGGGACGATCAATTCGGCCTCCGTGCATCACTCAATGCTAAGCATAGAAGCAAATGCCGTTGAAACAATAGTTTTTGAGAACAGATTGTGGGTGTATTCGAGATGAAGCTGAAGAAAATGGACACACGAGGATTTACACTTGTTGAGCTTATCATAGTCATCATCATCCTGGGCATCCTGGCGGCCGTCGCAATTCCGCAGTATATTAACATGCAGACCCAGGCGAAAGATGCGACAGCCGACGGTATATTATCCGCTTTGCGGAGTTCTGAAAACATTCTGTTTTCTGGTCAGCTTACCGGTGTGGTTCCTGCTGCAAACTTTACCGGCGCTAATGTGGTCGCCAATGTTACGGGAGTGACATTTGCCGGTGCCGGTCCCTGGACTAACGTAATCAGTGGTACCACCTACACCTTCACGCGTACCGGTGGCAACGCCACTGCTCTTGGAACATGGGCCAGAACGCCATAAGGCGAGCATCCTGTGTGCCAACCACATGAGCAATAAAAAAATAAATTTCATAGAGTGGTTCAAAAACAAAAGAAGCTTTGTACTGCAAAGCGTCAAGGGATTCGTCCGGCTTGCCAGTACCGAGTGTATCTTCGGTCTAACCTGGTATCACGTGTTTTTTATCGGAAGCCTTCTAATGAGCGGATTCTACTATTTTGTGAGGTTGCCTATTGTCCCGCTTGATACTGATTTGTGGTACCACCTCAATAGCGGAAGATATATACTTGAAACCAATTCACTGCCTCGTAATAATTTTTTCTCGTTTATTTCACCCGAGCGGCCCTGGACAGATTATTTCTGGTTGTTTCAGGTCCTGGTATTTAAGGTTTATGACGTATCAGGTTATTATGGCCTGATAGCTGTCCGGGCACTACTCTATCTCGGAGTAGCCCTGATAGTGTTTTTCTATATGACCAGGGTACCGAGAACTGCCAACTCAGATATCTATATATTGACCTGCTTTGTGCTTTATTTCCTGTTTCTCCAGGGACGGTTTCATATTATACGGCCGCATATGTTCACGTATCTGTTCATACTCTCAACCATTTATATTATCGAATTTCGGCTCCGGAAAGCCACCTATATCTTGCCCTTTCTGATTGTATTGTGGGGCAACCTGCACGGTATCGAATACCCGGTACTCCTGCTGATTGTATTTGCGTATGTTGCTGAGTTCATAATTACGCACATAAATTCCAAGACCATTCCAGCCAGAAGGGAAGTTCTGTACCATGCAGTTATAGCTGTTTCGCCCACTTTTCTCCTGCTTAACCCATACGGTATAAGCCTGTTGCGTGTGCCCTTCGTCGCCACAGACTACGCGTCTCTGTATATAACAGAGCTCAGAGCCATACCAGTGCAGGATCTGTTTTCCTTGAAGGTGTTCAGCGGAATGTCCGCTGATTTGACGGTATTCAATTTATTGCTGCTGTTGGTAGTTGTTGCTTTTCTTACGTGTTTGGTGAAGCGACAAATAAGAGTAAGTCACTTTATTATGTGTGTGTGCGGGATTTATCTAATGCAGAGAGGACTGAGATTCCAATATGAATTCGCGCTTCTGTCGTTGCCGCTTCTGATGGATAATTTTCCGCGAATTACCTTCCCCCGCTCGGACAGATGGAAACAGGTTATGTATATCTTAGGCATATCTTTGATCACAGTTCTGCCATTCGTAGTTATGAAACACGGTCTTCGTGTTCTGCCGCAGTACCCGGTGTCTCATATTAATCTGCCACGGGGAATTGCAGCATTCCTGAATCAGGTATCGGTTGGTGGCAATGTCTTGAATCATCCCAATAATGGTGGCTATCTTCAATGGATGCTGTATCCTAAATGCAAGATATTCATGGACATGGAAGTTCCTTTCCTCTTTACAGATAAGGATATGTTCGCTGCCCTCAACCTTTTCTCCAGCAAGCCGGTTTTGAAGAAGGTATTGGACAAGTACAATCCTTCCTTCATTACGGTTCCACAGCATAACAGGGAGTTCAGGACGGTGATATCAGGATTTCCACAATATCGACCAGTTTTTTTTGACGAAGCCGAGATACTTTATATTAATAGGGATCTCCTGCCAGAACTTGCTGTTGCCTACGAGTTAAGAGCGGTTGATCCTTGGGAATTTCCAGGAAGAAAGATGGAGTCTATCGCAAAAGCCCCTGATCGTAATGAGATAGTCAAAGAAATAACCCGACTGCTTGAGGTCTATCCGGATGGTCTCCTGACTAACCAGCTTATGGGAGAAATTTGCAGCAGCGAAGGCAATTACAGGCAAGCCCTCAAGCATGCAGATACCATAATCAAAAATTTCCCCGAAGTGTCAGTTGGCTATTCGTTGAAAGCGGCATCGCTTCATAAATTGAATATGCCCTCAGAAGCAATGGATAATTTACAATTAGCATTACTGAGAGCTAACAACGAAGAAAAGAGACGTATTTACAAACAAATGAGCTTGATAAGTATTGAAAAAAGGCTCTATCGCCGAGCATATGAATACGCGGGGGAAGCCATTAATCCATTTGCCTCAGACACCAATCCGGTCGAGCTCTATCAACTTGGATCGACAGCTTTCCTGGCTGGAAAAAAGAAGAAGGCGGTCGAAATATTGAAAATGGGATATACCAAAATTTCAGAAAGCGATATCGAATGGAAAACCAAGTATGAAAAGTTGTTTATCGAGTTGAATGTGAACGACAAAATAGAAGACTGGTAATTGATGGGAGCCAAGAAACGCGATAAGTTGAACTACGGCCTTAAAATATCCAACCCTCCAATCTTCCTGAAATATTTTTCGTCATAGGTGTATACGGTCGAAAGGGGAAAAGAGGCAGGCTGAAGGTTGAAGCGAGACGAGGGGAAAGCAATCTCAAGTAGTTGCAGATTCACTGAAAATTGTTGTTTGTCGGGATTAAAACGTGAGTATTTAAGAAAAAAGGTATATAATAAGTCCCCATGCGGAAAATCATTGTCGATATCGATAATACACTCTGGGATCTGGCGCCGGTCTTCTATGAAAAATTGCATGATGTCAACCCGGACATTCCTCCTCCCTCAGGATGGTATGCCTGGGATTTCTGGAGGGGATTTGTTTCGGAAAGGATCCTCTATGGGATTTTGAAGGATATTCATTCCAGACAGGATGCCTTCACCCCCTATCCCGATGCAAAGGCATTTCTTGCACATTTAAAGGAAGAAGGATTTTATATCATCATTGCAAGCCACAGAGAAAAGGGGACCTTCGATGCTACCCGGAAATGGTTGATGATAAACGATCTTTCATTTAATGAAGTGCACTTGAGTTACGATAAAACCGTCCTTTTTAATAAATGCTGGGCAATTGTTGACGATAGCCCTGTTACCCTCGAAAAGGCAAAGCAGGCGGGGATTGTGAGGGTCGGCTTGCGGAATGCCTGGAACGAAAAAGAAGATCACCCATTGTTTAATAACCTCATGGAAGTACTCGATTATCTGCAGAGTCAATGCGTGCAACGCCTATAAATTAACCCCCACTTTTTTTGTTTATGTGATTTTAATATCTTGACGAAAAGTGTTTAGATGATATTATTGAGATGAGGCATATCAATTTCATTAAAATGCAGGCCCTGCGTGGGGAAACTTAAATGAGAGGCAAAAAACCTAAGGAACAAAAAGAGAATAACCAGTTTATGCAGAAGGAATGGGGAATATTCTTCAATGGGATGGTTCAGCCCGCAATAATACTTGACCCTCAGCACGGGATTATTGCAGCTAACAAAGCCTCTCTTGATGCCATCGGAAAAACGGAAGAGGAGATTCTCGGAACAAGATGTTTCGAACTCTTCCATGGAACCGATCGTCCCCCTGAAGGCTGCCCCTTTGAAAAAATAATATCTACGGGACACGCAGAAACGATAGAAATGGAGATGGAGACACTCCACGGCACCTTTCTGGTATCATGTACGCCGGTATATGATAATTCGGGCCGGTTGCAACGGATCATTCATGTGGCCACGGATATTACCGAGCGGAAGAAGGCAGAGAGGGCATTGCAGGAGTCGGAAGAGCGATACAGGGTTGCCATTGAGAACTCTAACGACTGTGTAGCCATGGTGAAAGAAGGCAAATACATATACGTTAATAAAATATTCCTGGAGACCTTTGAATTAAAAGATGGTAACGAAATATTAAACAAACCCTTCGGCAGTTTTGTTCACCCTGACGACCGTGAACGAATGATCAGTTATAACACAATGCGGAACCGGGGAGAACCTGCACCTTCCAGATATGAGTTCAGGGCTGTGCGAAAAGATGGTGGCATAGTCTATTTTGAAGCTTCAATCGCCATGATTACCTACAAGGGGGAAAAGGTTGCCCTTGCATATCTCAGGGACGTTACAGAGCGTAAGACAGCAGAACAGGCGCTCAGGGATAGTGAAGGGAAATACCGGAGCATCTTTGAAAATGCCGTTGAGGGAATATTCCAGAGCACGCCTGAGGGGCGTTTCGTCAGTGTTAACCCCGCAATGGCGAGAATGTGCAGGTATTCTTCTCCGGAAGAGATGATTTTCGCCATTGCAGACATTGGGGGTCAGCACTATGTGAGACCCGAAGAGCGCGAGGAATACAAGCGTCTCATGGAAGGACAGGGGGTTGTAGAAAACTTTGAACACGAGATCTACCGGAAGGACGGCACAACACTGTGGGTTTCCACAAGTTCAAGGGCGATAAGGGATGAGAAAGGCAGGATTATCCGTTACGAGGGAACCCATGAGGACATTACAAGCCGGAAAACCATTGAAGAAGAGTTAAAAAAGAATGAGGCTATGCTGCAGGGCATACTCCGTGCTGCGACTATCGGGGTAGGACTTCTCATAAACCGCGTATTCGTGTGGGTAAATAACTACGTTACGGCTATGACCGGCTATTCAAAAGAAGACCTCATAGGAAAGAGCGCACGTATCCTTTATGCGGATAATGAGGAATTTACCCGTGTAGGAACAGAAAAATATGCAGAAATCAGAGGTAAAGGAAAAGGATCTATAGAGACGCGGTGGCGAAAAAAAGATGGAACGGTTATAGACATTTTTCTCAGTTCTGCAGCCATAGACCCATCGGATTTATCCGTTGGCGTTGTTTTTACAGCGCTGGACATTACCTCGGGAAAACATGCAGAACAGGCCCTCAGGGCAAGCGAAGAGAGGTTCAGAGAGCTTGCTGACCTCCTTCCGCAGACGGTTTTTGAAACGGACAGACAGGGTAATTTTACATATGTGAACCGCCATAGTTTTGACCAATTTGGGTATACAGAGGAAGATGTGGCAAAGGGTATGAATGCTGTTGGCATGGTTGTCCCTGAAGAGCGTTTAAGGGCCATGCAAGATATCGGAATAATAATGAAGGGCGAAATGGTGACCGGAAAAGAGTATACGGGCCTGCGCAAGAATGGGGAAACCTTTTCCATGTATGTCTATTCTGCCCCCATCGTGAAGGAAGGGCAGCCAACAGGGCTGAGGGGTATCGCCGTCGATATCACGGAACGAAAAACGGCAGAGGAGGCGTTAAAGGAATCAGAGGAACGCTACCGTACTGCCATGGAAAACTCTAATGACGGTATCGCCATCGTGAAAGGAGATACCCATCTCTATGTCAATAAAAGGTTTGTCCAGATCTTTGGCTATGACAGACCGGAAGATATTATCGGAAAGCCTGTGGAGATTGTGGTCCACCCCGATGATGTTTCAATGGTAACGGAAATGAGCAGGAATAGGATAAAAGGGGAAGAGGTGCCCTCAAACTATGGATTTAAGGGGATAAAAAAGACCGGCGAAATTGTTTATATTGAAGTATCTGCAACAACAATGATGTACCGGGGTGAGACGGTAAATATCATATTTTTGAGGGATATTACGAGACGCAAAGTTGCAGAGGAGGCATTAATTGTCTCGGAGGCGAGATACAGGGTAATCTTTGAGAATACGGGAACGGCAACGATGATTGTGGAGGACGATACAACGATATCCCTGGTAAATACGGAGTTTGAAAGGCTCTGGGGGTATTCAAAGGCAGAAATTGAGGGCAAAAAAAGCTGGATGGAGTTCGCCCACAGGGATGACCTTGAGAGGATGAAGGAATACCATAGATTGAGAAGGATAGAGCCTGATGCTGCTCCACGCAGCTATGAATTTTTGTTTGTAAACCGGAAAAGTGATGTAAGAAATGTTTTTATTACATCTGCAATGATCCCGGAAACAAAAAGGCATGTGGCGTCCCTTATCGATATCACAGAACGAAAACACGCTGAAGATGCAAAAATAAGGCTTGAGATGCAACTCCTTCAGGCGCAGAAGATGGAGGCCATCGGTCAGCTTGCCGGCGGTATAGCACACGATTTCAACAACATTTTAACCACAATCATTGGATACAGCGATCTTCTGCGAATAAAAATGGATGTAGGCGACCCTACCAGGATTTATGTTGAACAGATACTCGCGTCGGCGCAAAAAGCTGCCCAGTTAACTCACAGTCTTCTGGCTTTCAGCAGGAAGCAGGTTATCGAACTGAAGCCGCATAACGTGAATGATATTATCCATGCAGTGCAAAAGATTCTGGCGAGACTTTTAACTGAAGACATTGAATTGAAAACCGACCTTGCCGATGCCGATTTAATGGTACTGGTAGACGAGACACAGTTAGATCAGGTGTTGATGAACCTTGCCACGAATGCAAGAGATTCAATGCCGGATGGCGGCAGGCTTTACATAAAATCACGGCAATTCGTTATGGATGATGGTTTTGTTAAGAGGAACGCCTTTGGCAAAGAAGGAACCTACGCGCTCATTTCTGTTTCTGATACAGGTATCGGTATTGACAAGGGCATGATCGACAAAATATTTGAACCTTTTTTTACTACGAAAGAAGTGGGTAAAGGGACAGGGTTAGGTCTGGCAATTGTGTATGGCATCATTAAACAGCATAACGGACATATAAATGTCTATAGCGAGCCGGGAAAAGGAACGACATTCAACATATACATCCCTCTCGTGAGAATAAAGTCAGAGAGACCCGCAGTAATGGTGAAGGAGGATATTAAAGGCGGAAACGAGACGATTCTCCTTGCTGAAGATAATGCAGATGTAAGGATACTTACAAAAATGGTACTTGAAAGCAAGGGGTATACAGTTATTGAAGCCATTGACGGGGAAGCTGCCATAAACACCTTTGAAGAGAACAAAGACAGAATTGGTATGGTTATTCTTGATGTGGTAATGCCGAAGAAAAACGGGAAAGAAGTGAATGAAGCAATTCAAAAGATAAAGCTTGGCACTCACGTGCTCTTCATCAGCGGCTACACTGCCGATATCGTCTTTGATAAGGGAGTAAAGAATATTGGAATAAATTATATCTCAAAACCCCTCTTGCCCGATGAACTTTTGAAGAAGGTGCGAGCCGTAATCGACAAAACGTAAGACCCCTCTTTACTAATCACCGTTAATCAATTATATTCTTGTCCTGATGCTCACAGTAACCAACCTTACCAAGACATACGGCAGGCAGGTCATCTTCGACAACGTTTCCTTCATGATAAACCCCGGTGAACGGATAGGTCTTGCAGGGAGGAACGGCTCAGGGAAGACGACACTTCTCAGGCTTATACTCGGGGAAGAAGAGTCCGATTCCGGTGATGTAGCCATTCCGAAGAATTATGGAATCCGTCATCTCTCTCAACATATAAACTTCACCGAAAATTCTGTTTTAAAAGAGGTCTGTCTCAACCTTAAAACCCCTGAAGACGGGAGCGATGAGACCTATAAGGCAAAATCCATCCTTTTTGGTCTTGGTTTTGAACCCCATGAGTTAAATAGTCATCCAAAGATTCTATCAGGCGGTTATCAGGTGAGATTAAACCTTGCAAAGATCCTTGTATCAAAGCCCAACCTTCTCCTCCTCGATGAGCCCACAAACTATCTTGACATTGTATCGGTGCGATGGCTGATTCAATTTTTACGAAATTGGAAGAATGAACTGGTCATCGTGACTCATGACAGGGCATTCATGGATGCCATTTCAACGCATACAATGGGTATTCACAGGCAGAAGATAAGAAAGATAACAGGGGGCACGGAAAAGCTGTATCAACAGATATTGCAGGACGAAGAAGTCTATGAAAAAACACGAATCAACGATGAGAGAAAGAGGAAAGAGTTAGAGCAGTTTATTAAC includes:
- a CDS encoding tetratricopeptide repeat protein, which produces MSNKKINFIEWFKNKRSFVLQSVKGFVRLASTECIFGLTWYHVFFIGSLLMSGFYYFVRLPIVPLDTDLWYHLNSGRYILETNSLPRNNFFSFISPERPWTDYFWLFQVLVFKVYDVSGYYGLIAVRALLYLGVALIVFFYMTRVPRTANSDIYILTCFVLYFLFLQGRFHIIRPHMFTYLFILSTIYIIEFRLRKATYILPFLIVLWGNLHGIEYPVLLLIVFAYVAEFIITHINSKTIPARREVLYHAVIAVSPTFLLLNPYGISLLRVPFVATDYASLYITELRAIPVQDLFSLKVFSGMSADLTVFNLLLLLVVVAFLTCLVKRQIRVSHFIMCVCGIYLMQRGLRFQYEFALLSLPLLMDNFPRITFPRSDRWKQVMYILGISLITVLPFVVMKHGLRVLPQYPVSHINLPRGIAAFLNQVSVGGNVLNHPNNGGYLQWMLYPKCKIFMDMEVPFLFTDKDMFAALNLFSSKPVLKKVLDKYNPSFITVPQHNREFRTVISGFPQYRPVFFDEAEILYINRDLLPELAVAYELRAVDPWEFPGRKMESIAKAPDRNEIVKEITRLLEVYPDGLLTNQLMGEICSSEGNYRQALKHADTIIKNFPEVSVGYSLKAASLHKLNMPSEAMDNLQLALLRANNEEKRRIYKQMSLISIEKRLYRRAYEYAGEAINPFASDTNPVELYQLGSTAFLAGKKKKAVEILKMGYTKISESDIEWKTKYEKLFIELNVNDKIEDW
- a CDS encoding prepilin-type N-terminal cleavage/methylation domain-containing protein; its protein translation is MGVFEMKLKKMDTRGFTLVELIIVIIILGILAAVAIPQYINMQTQAKDATADGILSALRSSENILFSGQLTGVVPAANFTGANVVANVTGVTFAGAGPWTNVISGTTYTFTRTGGNATALGTWARTP
- a CDS encoding PAS domain S-box protein; this encodes MRGKKPKEQKENNQFMQKEWGIFFNGMVQPAIILDPQHGIIAANKASLDAIGKTEEEILGTRCFELFHGTDRPPEGCPFEKIISTGHAETIEMEMETLHGTFLVSCTPVYDNSGRLQRIIHVATDITERKKAERALQESEERYRVAIENSNDCVAMVKEGKYIYVNKIFLETFELKDGNEILNKPFGSFVHPDDRERMISYNTMRNRGEPAPSRYEFRAVRKDGGIVYFEASIAMITYKGEKVALAYLRDVTERKTAEQALRDSEGKYRSIFENAVEGIFQSTPEGRFVSVNPAMARMCRYSSPEEMIFAIADIGGQHYVRPEEREEYKRLMEGQGVVENFEHEIYRKDGTTLWVSTSSRAIRDEKGRIIRYEGTHEDITSRKTIEEELKKNEAMLQGILRAATIGVGLLINRVFVWVNNYVTAMTGYSKEDLIGKSARILYADNEEFTRVGTEKYAEIRGKGKGSIETRWRKKDGTVIDIFLSSAAIDPSDLSVGVVFTALDITSGKHAEQALRASEERFRELADLLPQTVFETDRQGNFTYVNRHSFDQFGYTEEDVAKGMNAVGMVVPEERLRAMQDIGIIMKGEMVTGKEYTGLRKNGETFSMYVYSAPIVKEGQPTGLRGIAVDITERKTAEEALKESEERYRTAMENSNDGIAIVKGDTHLYVNKRFVQIFGYDRPEDIIGKPVEIVVHPDDVSMVTEMSRNRIKGEEVPSNYGFKGIKKTGEIVYIEVSATTMMYRGETVNIIFLRDITRRKVAEEALIVSEARYRVIFENTGTATMIVEDDTTISLVNTEFERLWGYSKAEIEGKKSWMEFAHRDDLERMKEYHRLRRIEPDAAPRSYEFLFVNRKSDVRNVFITSAMIPETKRHVASLIDITERKHAEDAKIRLEMQLLQAQKMEAIGQLAGGIAHDFNNILTTIIGYSDLLRIKMDVGDPTRIYVEQILASAQKAAQLTHSLLAFSRKQVIELKPHNVNDIIHAVQKILARLLTEDIELKTDLADADLMVLVDETQLDQVLMNLATNARDSMPDGGRLYIKSRQFVMDDGFVKRNAFGKEGTYALISVSDTGIGIDKGMIDKIFEPFFTTKEVGKGTGLGLAIVYGIIKQHNGHINVYSEPGKGTTFNIYIPLVRIKSERPAVMVKEDIKGGNETILLAEDNADVRILTKMVLESKGYTVIEAIDGEAAINTFEENKDRIGMVILDVVMPKKNGKEVNEAIQKIKLGTHVLFISGYTADIVFDKGVKNIGINYISKPLLPDELLKKVRAVIDKT